The proteins below come from a single Polynucleobacter necessarius genomic window:
- the pssA gene encoding CDP-diacylglycerol--serine O-phosphatidyltransferase, whose protein sequence is MDALGDGVDYEVEELEPPKPRLRSKGIYLLPNAFTTAALFSGFFAIVNAMNGQFQVAAIAIFASLVLDGMDGRVARMTNTQSAFGEQYDSLADMVSFGVAPALVAYEWALKDLGKWGWLAAFTYCAGAALRLARFNVNIGIVDKKFFQGLPSPAAGSLVAGFIWLADDNQIPVRDTAIPWVMFLIAVYAGLTMVSNARFYSGKALDVRYRVPFGVMVLLILTFVLISSNPPLTLFGLFVVYSISGYVIWVWERLNRKRFS, encoded by the coding sequence GTGGATGCATTGGGTGATGGGGTTGACTACGAAGTTGAGGAGCTCGAGCCTCCCAAGCCACGATTGCGCAGTAAAGGCATTTATCTTTTGCCAAACGCATTTACTACGGCTGCATTGTTCAGCGGCTTTTTTGCCATTGTCAATGCGATGAACGGTCAATTTCAGGTAGCCGCAATTGCTATATTTGCCTCATTGGTATTGGATGGCATGGATGGTCGCGTTGCTCGAATGACCAATACGCAAAGTGCATTTGGTGAGCAATACGATTCATTGGCTGACATGGTCTCATTTGGTGTCGCTCCCGCATTGGTTGCATATGAGTGGGCCCTAAAAGATTTAGGGAAGTGGGGCTGGTTGGCTGCCTTTACGTATTGCGCTGGAGCAGCTTTGCGTTTGGCTCGTTTCAATGTCAACATTGGCATAGTGGACAAGAAATTTTTCCAGGGCTTGCCCAGTCCAGCGGCTGGATCACTCGTTGCTGGCTTCATATGGTTGGCTGACGATAACCAGATTCCGGTCCGAGATACGGCTATTCCGTGGGTGATGTTCTTGATTGCCGTCTATGCCGGCTTGACGATGGTTTCGAATGCCCGTTTCTACAGCGGTAAAGCCTTAGATGTGCGCTATCGGGTGCCTTTTGGCGTGATGGTTTTATTGATTCTGACTTTTGTATTGATTTCATCAAACCCGCCATTAACCTTATTTGGCTTGTTTGTGGTGTATTCGATCTCCGGATATGTGATTTGGGTATGGGAGCGCCTCAATCGAAAGCGTTTTAGCTAA
- a CDS encoding 2-isopropylmalate synthase — translation MSDKVIIFDTTLRDGEQSPGASMTKDEKVRIARQLERLKVDVIEAGFAASSEGDFQAISAVAAAIKDSTVCSLVRANDKDITRAADALKAANAKRIHAFLATSPLHMAVKLRMSPEEVLEQAKRSIRFARNLASDIEFSAEDGYRSEMDFLCRVVEAVINEGASTINIPDTVGYATPELYGEFIKTLRTRVPNSDKAIWSVHCHNDLGMAVANSLAGVKIGGARQIECTINGLGERAGNTALEEIVMSLRTRKDYFDMVCGIDASQIVPASKLVSQITGFVVQPNKAVVGANAFAHASGIHQDGILKNRETYEIMRAEDVGWTTNKIVLGKLSGHNAFKQRLQELGITVEAEADLNEAFTRFKALADQKAEIFDEDIIAIMSDSAAAEEGEHYHFISLSQHSETGERPKSRVTFRMGSQEVSSEAEGNGPVDASLNAVEEIAKSGAEQLLYSVNAITSGTQSQGEVTVRLSKGGRIVNGVGTDPDIIAASAKAYLSALNKLHDPSQAKLNAQMTP, via the coding sequence ATGAGCGACAAAGTAATCATTTTTGATACCACCTTGCGTGATGGCGAGCAGTCCCCTGGTGCATCGATGACTAAGGACGAGAAGGTTCGTATTGCCCGTCAGCTCGAGCGTCTCAAAGTGGATGTGATTGAAGCGGGTTTTGCTGCCAGCTCTGAAGGAGATTTTCAGGCAATTTCTGCGGTGGCTGCGGCCATCAAAGACTCCACGGTTTGTTCTTTGGTGCGTGCAAACGACAAAGATATTACCCGAGCTGCTGATGCCTTAAAAGCAGCTAATGCAAAACGCATTCATGCCTTCTTAGCAACCAGTCCGTTGCACATGGCCGTGAAATTACGCATGTCACCTGAGGAAGTATTGGAGCAAGCTAAGCGATCGATTCGTTTTGCCCGAAATTTGGCTTCGGATATTGAGTTCTCGGCAGAGGATGGCTACCGCTCTGAGATGGATTTCTTGTGTAGGGTGGTAGAGGCGGTGATTAATGAAGGCGCTTCAACCATCAATATTCCCGATACGGTTGGTTATGCCACTCCAGAGTTGTATGGCGAGTTTATCAAGACCTTGCGGACGCGTGTGCCCAATTCCGATAAGGCCATTTGGTCCGTGCATTGCCATAACGATTTAGGAATGGCGGTGGCCAACTCTTTGGCTGGGGTGAAGATTGGCGGGGCCCGTCAAATTGAGTGCACCATTAATGGCTTGGGTGAGCGCGCTGGCAATACCGCGTTAGAAGAAATTGTTATGTCCTTGCGTACTCGCAAAGATTACTTTGATATGGTTTGCGGCATTGATGCGAGCCAAATTGTTCCTGCATCAAAATTGGTTTCGCAAATTACCGGCTTTGTGGTGCAGCCTAATAAGGCGGTTGTCGGTGCAAATGCATTTGCACATGCTTCCGGCATTCATCAAGACGGTATTTTGAAAAATCGTGAAACCTATGAAATCATGCGCGCAGAAGATGTGGGTTGGACTACCAACAAAATTGTGTTGGGCAAACTTTCTGGACACAATGCCTTCAAACAGCGCTTACAAGAGTTGGGTATCACTGTTGAAGCGGAAGCAGATTTGAACGAGGCCTTTACTCGGTTTAAGGCTCTGGCGGATCAAAAAGCGGAGATTTTTGACGAGGACATCATTGCCATCATGTCTGATTCTGCGGCTGCAGAGGAGGGCGAACATTACCATTTCATATCGTTGAGCCAGCATTCGGAGACCGGTGAGCGCCCAAAATCTCGGGTGACCTTTCGCATGGGTAGCCAAGAGGTGAGCTCAGAGGCTGAGGGTAATGGCCCAGTAGATGCAAGCTTAAATGCCGTCGAAGAGATTGCGAAGAGTGGTGCCGAGCAATTACTGTATTCGGTAAATGCAATAACCTCCGGTACGCAATCTCAGGGTGAAGTGACAGTGCGCTTATCTAAGGGTGGTCGCATTGTGAATGGGGTAGGCACGGATCCGGACATCATTGCCGCATCAGCAAAAGCTTACTTGTCTGCTTTGAATAAATTGCATGACCCAAGCCAGGCAAAACTGAATGCCCAAATGACGCCTTAA
- a CDS encoding PaaI family thioesterase: MTLDATNSQVQDHNRTIYFGLDIPFLHHLGVVPEFAESGKVRIGYTVKPEHTNSFHVAQGGVIMTLLDFAMGAAARTASNHQLGAITIDMSTSFLRPSEGKIVVEGTLLKAGKSIHYCEAVALNGAGEITAKASGTFVLRK; this comes from the coding sequence ATGACTCTCGATGCCACAAACAGCCAGGTCCAAGACCACAATAGAACCATTTACTTTGGTCTTGATATTCCGTTTTTGCACCACTTAGGTGTTGTTCCTGAATTTGCTGAAAGCGGTAAGGTTAGGATCGGCTACACCGTAAAGCCAGAGCACACCAATAGCTTTCATGTGGCTCAAGGGGGCGTCATTATGACCTTGCTTGATTTTGCGATGGGTGCAGCCGCTCGTACAGCTTCAAACCATCAACTCGGAGCCATTACGATTGATATGAGCACGAGCTTCCTGCGCCCGAGTGAAGGAAAAATTGTGGTGGAAGGCACTTTGCTAAAAGCTGGTAAATCCATTCATTATTGCGAGGCTGTGGCATTGAATGGGGCGGGAGAAATTACTGCTAAAGCCAGCGGAACCTTTGTATTAAGAAAATAG
- a CDS encoding helix-turn-helix domain-containing protein — translation MKAITPEMEYLSTRQSAKVLQVSLGAVQKMVELGKLIAWKTRGGHRRILASSLEQQLQKRKRAMRQKTTQNCVAIGIFRRSENSEEPLKSIVDWHLEVEMEVAVDSLEGLMKAVSITPDVIFLDALIPPVEQVHLIHYLSKNKDTQRIPILVDEGFIKLHPGVVALADENHSSRPHLTDSIKEELENGLIDLNPLTIGYPATSPDQDHIITPFQPS, via the coding sequence ATGAAAGCAATTACGCCAGAAATGGAATATCTCAGCACCAGACAAAGCGCCAAAGTTTTGCAGGTTTCTCTGGGAGCCGTTCAGAAAATGGTTGAATTAGGTAAATTAATCGCCTGGAAAACCCGTGGGGGTCATCGACGAATATTGGCCAGCTCGCTTGAACAACAGCTACAAAAACGAAAACGGGCGATGCGCCAGAAAACCACCCAAAACTGCGTTGCGATCGGCATCTTTCGAAGATCCGAAAATAGCGAAGAACCCCTAAAATCGATTGTTGACTGGCATTTGGAGGTAGAAATGGAAGTGGCTGTAGATAGCCTAGAGGGGCTGATGAAGGCGGTCTCGATTACGCCAGACGTCATCTTTTTGGACGCACTCATTCCCCCGGTAGAGCAAGTACATCTAATCCATTATCTGAGTAAAAACAAGGACACACAGCGTATACCTATTCTGGTGGATGAAGGTTTTATCAAGCTTCACCCTGGCGTTGTTGCCCTAGCAGACGAGAACCACAGCAGCCGACCCCATCTCACCGATAGCATTAAGGAAGAGCTAGAAAATGGCTTAATTGATCTCAATCCGCTGACTATTGGCTATCCCGCAACTAGTCCAGATCAGGACCACATCATCACCCCATTCCAGCCGTCATGA
- a CDS encoding 2-oxoglutarate dehydrogenase E1 component: MMQDQRGKSYLFGGNAPYVEELYESYLHDPSSVEDHWRDYFDNVKQIPAVDGSNRTDIAHGPIVASFAERAKQGPIRTISDSADSEKMGRKRVAVQQLIAAYRNVGNRWANLDPLKRTERQDIPELDPAFYGFTDGDMDIVFNTSNTFFGKNEMTLRDLLQALRETYCGTIGAEFMFIADQKIKKWWQEKLESIRSTPQFNVEEKRQILDRLTAAEGLERYLQAKYVGQKRFSLEGGESFIACMDELIRDAGSRGVQEIVIGMAHRGRLNVLVNTLGKMPKDLFAEFEHKGPETLPAGDVKYHQGFSSDISTPGGPVHLSLAFNPSHLEIVNPVVEGSARARMERRGDMLGEQVMPVLVHGDTAIAGQGVMQETLAMSEVRGYSTGGTVHIVINNQIGFTTSDPRDLRSSLYCTDIMKVVDAPVLHVNGDDPEAVVLATKLAVEFRTKFHKDVAIDIICFRKLGHNEQDTPAMTQPLMYKVIGAHPGTRKLYADRLETQGVLPAGTGDLMVKEYRAAMDAGKQTSDPVLSNFKGKFAVDWSPFLNKKWTDEADTSIPLTEWRRLAEKISTIPGGFKAHPLVAKVYNDRAAMGRGEANIDWGMGEHIAFASLVASGYPIRLSGEDSGRGTFTHRHAVLHEQNREKWDTGTYIALQHVTKDQAPFTVIDSILSEEAVLGFEYGYAAAEPNTLTIWEAQFGDFANGAQVVIDQFIASGEVKWGRANGLVMMLPHGYEGQGPEHSSARLERFMQLCADTNMQVIQPTTASQIFHVLRRQMIRQFRKPLVLFTPKSLLRNKDAASPLSEFTKGGFQTVIGERDDTIDAKKVTRMIMCSGRVYYDLVKQRTEKKSGDVAIIRLEQLYPFPHKALTAELKKYPKLEEIVWCQDEPQNQGAWFFVQHNILENMSDGMKLGYAGRPASASPACGYAHLHQEQQKSLLNAAFAKLKGYVITK; this comes from the coding sequence ATGATGCAGGATCAAAGAGGTAAATCCTATCTCTTCGGCGGAAATGCCCCCTATGTAGAGGAACTCTACGAGTCTTATTTGCACGATCCAAGTTCTGTAGAGGACCACTGGCGTGATTATTTCGATAACGTGAAACAAATCCCAGCGGTGGATGGTTCAAATCGAACCGACATTGCGCACGGACCAATTGTGGCGTCTTTTGCTGAGCGCGCCAAACAAGGTCCGATCCGAACGATTTCGGATTCTGCTGATTCAGAAAAAATGGGGCGTAAGCGCGTTGCTGTTCAGCAATTGATTGCAGCGTACCGTAACGTTGGCAATCGCTGGGCAAACTTAGATCCTTTGAAGCGCACGGAGCGCCAGGATATTCCTGAGCTTGATCCTGCTTTCTACGGATTTACGGATGGCGATATGGATATCGTCTTCAATACCAGCAATACATTCTTCGGCAAAAATGAAATGACCCTGCGCGATTTGCTGCAGGCATTACGCGAAACCTACTGTGGCACGATTGGTGCCGAGTTCATGTTTATCGCTGATCAAAAGATCAAAAAATGGTGGCAAGAGAAGTTGGAGTCTATTCGCTCGACACCCCAATTTAATGTAGAAGAAAAGCGCCAGATTTTGGATCGCTTGACCGCTGCAGAGGGTCTGGAGCGCTATCTCCAAGCCAAATACGTTGGTCAAAAGCGTTTCTCCCTTGAGGGCGGTGAAAGCTTTATTGCCTGTATGGATGAGTTGATCCGTGATGCAGGTAGCCGCGGCGTACAGGAGATTGTGATTGGTATGGCCCACCGTGGTCGTCTGAATGTTCTTGTAAACACCTTGGGCAAAATGCCCAAAGATTTATTTGCTGAATTTGAACACAAAGGTCCCGAGACATTGCCTGCTGGTGACGTCAAATATCACCAAGGTTTCTCGAGTGACATTTCGACTCCAGGCGGTCCCGTTCACTTATCGTTGGCATTTAATCCATCCCACTTAGAAATCGTTAACCCAGTGGTTGAGGGCTCTGCGCGTGCGCGTATGGAGCGTCGTGGCGATATGTTGGGTGAACAAGTGATGCCAGTATTGGTGCACGGTGACACTGCGATCGCTGGTCAAGGTGTGATGCAAGAGACTCTGGCAATGTCTGAGGTTCGCGGTTACTCAACCGGCGGTACAGTTCACATTGTGATCAACAACCAGATTGGTTTCACCACATCTGATCCCCGTGACTTGCGTTCGAGCTTGTACTGTACGGATATCATGAAGGTGGTCGATGCCCCAGTATTGCACGTCAATGGGGATGATCCTGAGGCAGTAGTTCTGGCGACGAAATTGGCAGTTGAGTTCCGCACGAAGTTCCATAAAGATGTTGCCATCGACATTATCTGTTTCCGCAAACTGGGTCACAACGAACAAGATACGCCAGCCATGACTCAGCCGTTGATGTACAAGGTCATTGGCGCACACCCAGGTACCCGCAAACTGTATGCCGACCGCTTAGAAACTCAGGGCGTCTTGCCTGCAGGTACTGGCGATTTAATGGTGAAAGAGTACCGCGCTGCAATGGATGCCGGTAAACAAACCTCTGATCCAGTGCTCAGTAATTTCAAGGGCAAGTTTGCGGTGGATTGGTCCCCATTCCTAAATAAGAAGTGGACTGATGAAGCGGATACCTCCATTCCATTAACCGAGTGGAGGCGCTTGGCAGAAAAGATTTCTACCATCCCAGGGGGCTTTAAAGCGCACCCACTGGTAGCGAAGGTCTACAACGACCGCGCTGCGATGGGTCGCGGTGAAGCGAATATCGACTGGGGTATGGGCGAGCATATAGCTTTTGCTTCTCTGGTTGCAAGCGGCTATCCAATTCGTCTATCGGGCGAGGATAGTGGTCGCGGTACCTTTACTCACCGTCATGCGGTATTGCATGAGCAAAACCGCGAGAAGTGGGATACCGGTACCTACATTGCGCTTCAGCATGTAACCAAAGATCAAGCCCCATTTACAGTGATTGACTCGATTCTGTCTGAAGAAGCAGTTCTTGGTTTTGAATATGGTTACGCGGCTGCAGAGCCAAATACGTTGACCATTTGGGAAGCCCAGTTTGGTGACTTTGCCAATGGCGCACAGGTAGTGATTGACCAGTTCATCGCCTCGGGTGAGGTGAAGTGGGGTCGCGCAAACGGTTTGGTCATGATGTTGCCGCACGGCTATGAAGGTCAGGGTCCTGAGCACTCTTCAGCACGTCTTGAGCGCTTCATGCAGTTGTGTGCTGATACCAATATGCAGGTGATTCAGCCAACTACGGCGTCTCAAATCTTCCACGTATTGCGTCGTCAAATGATTCGCCAGTTCCGTAAGCCGTTGGTATTGTTTACGCCAAAATCGTTGTTGCGTAATAAGGATGCTGCATCACCACTTTCAGAGTTTACGAAGGGCGGCTTCCAAACCGTCATCGGCGAACGCGACGACACCATAGATGCGAAGAAAGTGACTCGCATGATTATGTGTTCAGGCAGGGTCTACTATGACTTAGTCAAGCAGCGCACAGAGAAGAAGTCAGGGGATGTGGCGATTATTCGTTTGGAGCAGTTGTATCCTTTCCCACATAAAGCGCTCACTGCTGAACTGAAGAAATATCCAAAGCTGGAAGAGATTGTTTGGTGTCAGGATGAGCCACAAAATCAGGGTGCATGGTTCTTTGTCCAGCACAATATCTTGGAGAACATGTCTGATGGTATGAAGTTAGGTTATGCAGGGCGTCCTGCATCAGCTTCACCTGCTTGCGGATATGCTCATTTGCACCAAGAGCAGCAGAAGTCTCTTCTCAATGCGGCATTTGCCAAATTAAAAGGTTACGTGATCACGAAATAA
- the odhB gene encoding 2-oxoglutarate dehydrogenase complex dihydrolipoyllysine-residue succinyltransferase, whose amino-acid sequence MAIFEVKVPQLSESVAEATLLQWKKKVGDAVGQDEILIEIETDKVVLEVPAPSAGVLTEIVVADGGTVVAEQLIAKIDSTAVAAAAPAAAPAKAAAPAKAAGAAASPSASKILAEKGVDAGQVAGSGRDGRITKGDALNASAGGKAAALPSAPIPIGDRPEERVPMSRLRARIAERLLESQANNAILTTFNEVNMGPVIALRNKYKDQFEKTHGVKLGFMSFFVKAATHALKKFPLLNASVDGNDIVYHGYFDIGIAVSSPRGLVVPILRDVDQMNLADIEKKIAEFGVKAREGKLSIEELTGGTFSISNGGVFGSMLSTPIINPPQSAILGIHATKDRAVVENGQVVVRPINYLALSYDHRIIDGREAVLGLVAIKDALEDPSRLLLDL is encoded by the coding sequence ATGGCTATTTTTGAAGTTAAAGTTCCACAACTCTCCGAATCTGTTGCTGAAGCAACATTGTTGCAATGGAAAAAGAAAGTCGGCGATGCTGTCGGTCAAGATGAAATTTTGATCGAAATCGAGACCGATAAGGTGGTACTCGAGGTGCCGGCGCCCTCAGCAGGTGTTTTGACAGAAATCGTTGTTGCCGATGGCGGTACTGTCGTTGCTGAGCAGTTGATTGCAAAAATTGATAGCACAGCGGTTGCCGCTGCAGCACCGGCCGCAGCTCCTGCGAAAGCTGCCGCGCCTGCCAAAGCTGCTGGCGCAGCCGCATCACCATCAGCAAGCAAGATTCTGGCTGAGAAGGGTGTTGATGCAGGTCAGGTAGCAGGTTCCGGTCGTGATGGCCGTATTACTAAGGGTGATGCACTAAATGCATCTGCTGGCGGTAAAGCTGCTGCATTGCCAAGTGCTCCAATTCCGATTGGTGATCGCCCAGAAGAGCGCGTGCCAATGAGTCGCTTGCGTGCTCGTATCGCTGAGCGTTTGCTGGAGTCCCAAGCAAACAATGCCATCTTGACCACATTCAATGAAGTCAATATGGGTCCAGTGATTGCATTGCGTAACAAATACAAAGATCAGTTTGAAAAAACTCATGGTGTGAAGTTGGGCTTCATGTCATTCTTCGTTAAAGCGGCTACTCATGCTTTGAAAAAGTTCCCACTCCTCAATGCATCTGTGGATGGAAACGACATCGTTTATCACGGTTACTTTGATATTGGTATTGCTGTGAGCTCACCACGTGGCTTGGTAGTGCCGATTCTGCGCGATGTAGACCAAATGAACTTGGCTGATATTGAGAAGAAGATTGCTGAATTCGGTGTTAAAGCTCGCGAAGGTAAGCTATCGATTGAAGAGCTAACTGGCGGTACTTTCTCCATCTCAAACGGTGGCGTGTTTGGTTCGATGCTATCTACACCGATTATCAATCCTCCGCAGTCTGCTATTTTGGGTATTCACGCAACGAAAGATCGCGCTGTTGTGGAGAACGGTCAAGTTGTCGTACGCCCAATTAACTACTTAGCCTTGTCTTATGACCACCGTATCATCGATGGCCGTGAGGCTGTGCTTGGTCTGGTTGCCATAAAGGATGCCTTAGAAGATCCTTCACGCCTTCTCCTTGATTTGTAA
- the lpdA gene encoding dihydrolipoyl dehydrogenase, protein MSQAFDVLVIGGGPGGYIAAIRAAQLGFKVACAESNAYDDPNGEPRLGGTCLNVGCIPSKALLASSEEFERIGHHAADHGIEVGSVSIDSKKMVQRKDDIVTKMTGGIQYLFRKNKITLLKGHASFEGKGADGYQVKIDGKDKDTVTAKNVIIATGSKARHLPGIPVDNMLICDNEGALKFDSVPKKLGVIGAGVIGLELGSVWRRLGSEVTVLEALPSFLAACDVSIAKEAQKLFTKQGLNINMGVNIGEVKADKKGVVVNYTDSAGKAAKLECDRLIVSVGRVPNTDKLGLDKIGLKVDERGFIPIDDHACAISAPGVYAVGDVVRGPMLAHKAEDEGVLAAEVIAGQKPHIDYNCIPWVIYTDPEIAWVGKTEQALKEAGVAYKSGQFPFAANGRALGMGRADGFIKVLSDAKTDEILGVHIIGANASDLIAEAAVAMEFKAAAEDIARICHPHPSLSEVMREAALATDQRALNM, encoded by the coding sequence ATGAGCCAAGCTTTTGATGTGCTCGTAATTGGCGGTGGCCCTGGTGGCTACATCGCTGCTATCCGTGCGGCGCAATTGGGTTTCAAGGTTGCCTGTGCTGAATCGAATGCCTATGATGATCCAAACGGTGAGCCACGCTTAGGTGGAACCTGCTTGAACGTTGGCTGTATTCCTTCGAAAGCCTTATTAGCCTCATCCGAAGAGTTCGAGAGGATTGGTCACCATGCAGCAGACCATGGAATCGAAGTTGGCTCAGTCAGCATTGATTCCAAAAAAATGGTGCAACGTAAAGATGACATCGTTACAAAGATGACGGGTGGTATTCAGTACCTATTCCGTAAAAACAAAATTACCTTGCTCAAAGGCCATGCGTCTTTTGAAGGTAAAGGTGCTGATGGCTATCAAGTCAAAATTGATGGCAAGGATAAGGATACTGTTACCGCTAAAAATGTGATCATCGCAACTGGATCGAAGGCGCGTCACTTGCCTGGTATTCCAGTGGATAACATGTTGATTTGCGATAACGAAGGCGCCCTGAAGTTCGACTCAGTTCCCAAGAAGTTAGGCGTGATTGGCGCTGGTGTTATTGGTCTGGAACTTGGTTCTGTTTGGCGCCGCTTGGGCTCCGAAGTGACTGTGCTCGAAGCATTGCCATCCTTCTTGGCTGCTTGCGATGTCAGTATTGCCAAAGAAGCGCAAAAGCTATTTACCAAACAGGGTTTGAACATCAACATGGGTGTGAATATCGGTGAAGTGAAGGCTGACAAGAAAGGTGTAGTCGTCAATTACACCGATAGCGCTGGTAAAGCTGCAAAACTCGAGTGTGATCGTTTAATTGTTTCTGTTGGGCGTGTGCCGAATACCGATAAATTGGGCCTGGATAAGATCGGACTCAAAGTTGATGAGCGTGGCTTTATTCCGATTGACGACCATGCTTGTGCAATTTCTGCGCCTGGTGTTTATGCGGTTGGTGACGTTGTTCGTGGGCCGATGTTGGCGCACAAAGCAGAGGATGAGGGTGTTCTCGCCGCTGAAGTAATCGCTGGTCAAAAGCCCCACATTGATTACAACTGTATTCCATGGGTCATTTATACCGATCCCGAGATTGCTTGGGTTGGCAAAACCGAACAGGCCCTCAAAGAGGCTGGTGTTGCTTATAAATCCGGTCAGTTCCCATTTGCTGCGAATGGTCGTGCATTGGGCATGGGTCGTGCTGATGGTTTTATCAAGGTATTGTCTGACGCAAAGACCGATGAAATTCTCGGTGTTCATATCATTGGTGCAAATGCATCGGATTTAATTGCTGAAGCTGCTGTAGCAATGGAATTCAAAGCAGCTGCTGAGGATATTGCACGTATCTGTCATCCGCATCCAAGCTTGTCAGAAGTGATGCGCGAAGCGGCATTAGCGACAGATCAACGCGCACTCAATATGTAA
- the zapE gene encoding cell division protein ZapE produces the protein MKTIEYYHQELKARGYQSDPAQLRAVERLQKCEDEWIAYKGIRSNNLKKKIFKPTLPRGLYLWGGVGRGKSFLMDCFYAASPLEKKIRIHFHEFMREVHRELRELSGLADPLDELSKRIANRYRLICFDEFHINDIADAMILYRLLSALFADRVQFVMTSNYRPDQLYPNGLHHDRLLPAIKLLEEKLDVLNVDAGNDYRRVQMAQVEAYLTPINAETQATLGQMFQTLIGNQPEMRNPDLHIESRELRPLHMADGVVWFDFQTLCCGPRSQNDYLEIANQFHTVILSGVPYMPPKMTNEARRFIWLIDVLYDHKIKLIMSAQVPAPDLYTEGQITAEFSRTVSRLIEMQSRDYLDAPRRVIDTSLT, from the coding sequence TTGAAAACCATTGAGTATTACCATCAAGAGTTAAAAGCGCGCGGGTATCAAAGTGATCCCGCGCAGCTTCGTGCTGTAGAGCGTCTGCAAAAATGCGAAGATGAATGGATAGCCTACAAAGGTATCCGTAGCAACAATCTCAAAAAGAAAATCTTCAAACCTACTCTGCCCAGAGGTCTTTATCTATGGGGCGGTGTAGGGCGTGGCAAGTCCTTCCTCATGGATTGTTTTTACGCAGCCTCTCCTTTAGAGAAGAAGATTCGCATTCATTTCCATGAATTTATGCGGGAGGTCCATCGTGAACTCCGTGAACTCTCTGGCCTTGCGGATCCACTTGATGAGCTCTCTAAGCGGATAGCGAATCGCTATCGCTTGATCTGTTTTGATGAGTTCCACATCAATGACATTGCTGATGCAATGATTCTGTATCGCTTGCTCAGCGCGCTTTTTGCGGATCGCGTGCAGTTTGTAATGACTTCCAACTATCGTCCGGATCAACTGTATCCCAATGGTTTGCATCATGATCGTCTATTGCCCGCCATCAAATTGCTAGAAGAAAAACTCGATGTCTTAAATGTGGATGCGGGAAATGATTATCGTCGGGTACAGATGGCGCAAGTAGAGGCATATCTCACGCCGATTAACGCAGAGACACAGGCAACGCTTGGTCAAATGTTTCAGACATTAATTGGCAATCAACCAGAAATGCGTAATCCAGACTTGCATATTGAGTCACGAGAGCTAAGACCGTTGCATATGGCCGATGGTGTGGTTTGGTTTGATTTTCAGACGCTGTGTTGTGGACCCCGTTCCCAGAATGACTATCTTGAGATTGCGAATCAGTTTCACACGGTGATCTTGTCTGGGGTGCCTTATATGCCCCCCAAAATGACGAATGAGGCCCGCCGTTTTATTTGGTTGATTGATGTTTTATATGACCACAAAATCAAGCTAATTATGTCGGCCCAAGTGCCAGCCCCTGACTTGTATACCGAGGGGCAAATTACCGCTGAATTCTCCAGAACAGTATCTCGTTTAATCGAAATGCAGTCTCGCGACTACCTAGATGCTCCGCGCCGGGTAATAGATACCAGCTTGACCTAA